The nucleotide sequence GTGGAACGCGGAGAAATCGGCTGTCTGGTTGCCGGCCCACAGACCGCCCTCGAAGAACCGGAAGACCTTGAAAGCCACCATCGCCGCCAGTCCCGCAACAATGACGCGCACATACGTCTCCCGCTTCGACGGCAGGAATTGAATTTGCTCAAGCGTTTCGGTGAGCATGAACGCGCTATCTCTGGCAACGGGACGGAACAGCCGGCAGTATTGCGGGAGAGATTGCCGCCTGAATCTTAAGGTCCGGTAACGGATTGGAGAGGATTTTGGCGTGACCAGCCGTGCTCTCATCGCGCCGGCTTGAGATCGGGGGGCCACTCGAAACGCGGGCCAGTTGCCCCGTGTGCGCTGATCCTACGGATCCAGCTCCGTATCCCAGTAGAGATAGTCCAGCCAGCTATCGTGCAGATAATTCGGCGGGAAGAGACGGCCGTTGCGGTGGAGCTGGTGCACGGTCGGGGCGAAGGCGGTCTGGCGCGGAAACATTTTTGCCTGCGCCGGGGTGAGATTGCCCTTGCGCAAGTTACAGGGCGAACAGGCCGCGACCACGTTCTCCCAGGTGGTCTGGCCGCCCTTGCTGCGCGGGATGATGTGATCGAAGGTGAGGTCTTCGGGCGAGCCGCAATATTGGCAGGCGAAACGATCGCGCAGGAAGACGTTGAAACGGGTGAAGGCGGGATGGGTGGTCGGCTTGACGAAGGATTTGAGCGAGACGACGCTCGGCAGTTGCATTTCCAGCGTGGGACTTCGAACCGCCTGATCGTAATGCGCGACGATGTTGACACGGTCGAGGAACACCGCCTTGATCGCGTCCTGCCAGGACCAGAGCGACAGCGGGTAATAACTCAGCGGCCGGAAGTCCGCATTCAGCACCAACACCGGCCAACTGCCTTGCGAGACATGTGCGTTCAAGTAACGCTCCCGGCCTCCATATACGCTGCGAAGCAGCATGTATTGACATACTACATGCAGCGTGACGGGATTGTGAAGCCCGCCGAGCGACTTATTCAGCCGCACGCAATGCGGCGGCCGGGTGGCAAGCGCGCAAAAAACGCCGCGATTTGGGGAAGATCCATGCGAGGCTGGCTCGCCGTGCTGCTCGCGGCCGTGCTCGGTGCTGCGTCGATCGGGCCTGCTAT is from Bradyrhizobium sp. ISRA430 and encodes:
- a CDS encoding HNH endonuclease is translated as MNAHVSQGSWPVLVLNADFRPLSYYPLSLWSWQDAIKAVFLDRVNIVAHYDQAVRSPTLEMQLPSVVSLKSFVKPTTHPAFTRFNVFLRDRFACQYCGSPEDLTFDHIIPRSKGGQTTWENVVAACSPCNLRKGNLTPAQAKMFPRQTAFAPTVHQLHRNGRLFPPNYLHDSWLDYLYWDTELDP